In Asanoa sp. WMMD1127, one genomic interval encodes:
- the mug gene encoding G/U mismatch-specific DNA glycosylase, translated as MNARPTKADLAAAADRTIPDVIAPGLRVLFCGINPGLWSAATGHHFARPGNRFWPALHRSGFTDRQLDPAEQLSLLDAGLGITNIVDRASARADELTPAELTAGGAALAAKATRWRPHWIAILGVTAYRTAFGRPKATVGPQPEHAGPAKLWILPNPSGLNAHFQLPALTAEFAKLREAAG; from the coding sequence GTGAACGCCCGCCCCACCAAGGCCGACCTGGCGGCCGCGGCCGACAGGACGATCCCGGACGTCATCGCGCCGGGACTGCGCGTGCTGTTCTGCGGCATCAACCCGGGCCTCTGGTCGGCGGCGACCGGCCACCATTTCGCCCGCCCGGGCAACCGGTTCTGGCCGGCCCTGCACCGCTCGGGCTTCACCGACCGCCAGCTCGACCCGGCCGAGCAACTGTCCCTTCTGGACGCGGGCCTGGGCATCACCAACATCGTCGACCGGGCCAGCGCCCGCGCCGACGAGCTGACGCCCGCCGAACTGACCGCCGGCGGAGCGGCCCTGGCCGCCAAGGCCACGCGCTGGCGTCCACACTGGATCGCGATCCTGGGCGTGACGGCCTACCGGACGGCCTTCGGCCGCCCCAAGGCCACGGTCGGCCCGCAACCGGAGCACGCGGGCCCGGCGAAGCTCTGGATCCTGCCGAACCCGAGCGGCCTGAACGCCCACTTCCAACTCCCGGCCCTGACAGCCGAGTTCGCGAAGCTCCGCGAAGCAGCCGGCTAG
- a CDS encoding SDR family oxidoreductase → MDLGLADRVYVLTGATRGLGFATARCLVEEGARVVVSSRDADKVDAAVAELGGLGKVQGLVADLAEENTAARLVALAREAFGRLDGALLSVGGPPPGTALGTSDADWRTSFETVFLGAVRTARVIAAALRPGGAIGLVLSSSARTPIANLGISNGFRPGLVGVAKDMADELGPRGVRVVSLLPGRFLTDRTRAVYGDPDDPTRPSATAADDIPLRRIGDAAEFGRAAAFLLSPAASYVTGSAIAVDGGLIRAL, encoded by the coding sequence ATGGACCTCGGCCTGGCTGACCGCGTGTACGTGCTGACCGGCGCCACCCGCGGCCTCGGCTTCGCGACGGCCCGCTGCCTCGTCGAAGAGGGCGCCAGGGTGGTCGTCTCGTCCCGCGACGCCGACAAGGTCGACGCGGCGGTCGCCGAGCTCGGCGGGCTCGGCAAGGTCCAGGGCCTCGTGGCCGACCTGGCCGAGGAGAACACCGCCGCCCGCCTGGTGGCCCTCGCTCGAGAGGCGTTCGGCCGGCTCGACGGGGCCCTGCTCTCAGTCGGCGGCCCGCCGCCCGGCACGGCCCTGGGCACCTCCGACGCCGACTGGCGCACGTCGTTCGAGACGGTCTTCCTGGGCGCTGTCCGCACGGCCCGGGTGATCGCGGCGGCGCTCCGACCAGGAGGCGCGATCGGCCTCGTGCTCTCGTCGTCGGCCCGCACCCCGATCGCGAACCTCGGCATCTCCAACGGCTTCCGCCCGGGCCTGGTCGGTGTCGCCAAGGACATGGCCGACGAGCTGGGCCCGCGCGGCGTACGCGTGGTGAGCCTGCTCCCGGGTCGTTTCCTCACCGACCGCACGCGGGCCGTCTACGGCGACCCCGACGATCCCACCCGCCCGAGCGCGACCGCGGCCGACGACATCCCGCTGCGCCGCATCGGCGACGCCGCGGAGTTCGGCCGGGCGGCGGCCTTCCTGCTGTCGCCGGCGGCGTCCTATGTGACCGGTTCGGCGATCGCCGTCGACGGCGGGCTGATCCGCGCCCTGTGA
- a CDS encoding helix-turn-helix domain-containing protein, translating into MDTVELLVHPVRLRIVHALSGDRTVTTAQLVERMPDVSKATVYRHVAVLADAGIIEVADEQRVRGFVERSYRLRRDRATIPADRVAAASPDELRQAFAAAMATLIAEFDGYLATGKADAVGDLVGFRQHAIWLTDEERADLVEAMRAALVSRIGNEPAPDRRPHLLSPILFPISGD; encoded by the coding sequence GTGGACACCGTCGAGTTGCTGGTGCACCCCGTGCGGCTGCGGATCGTGCACGCCCTGTCCGGCGACCGCACGGTGACGACCGCGCAGCTCGTGGAGCGGATGCCGGACGTGTCGAAGGCGACCGTCTACCGGCATGTCGCGGTGCTCGCCGACGCGGGGATCATCGAGGTCGCCGACGAGCAACGGGTACGCGGCTTCGTGGAACGCAGCTACCGGCTCCGCCGGGACCGGGCCACGATCCCGGCCGACCGGGTCGCCGCGGCCTCGCCCGACGAGCTGCGCCAGGCGTTCGCGGCCGCGATGGCGACGCTGATCGCGGAGTTCGACGGCTACCTCGCCACCGGCAAGGCCGACGCGGTCGGTGACCTGGTCGGCTTCCGCCAGCACGCGATCTGGCTCACCGACGAGGAACGCGCCGACCTGGTCGAGGCGATGCGGGCCGCCCTCGTCTCCCGGATCGGCAACGAGCCCGCGCCGGACCGCCGGCCGCACCTGCTCAGCCCCATCTTGTTCCCAATCTCCGGAGACTGA
- a CDS encoding alpha/beta hydrolase, producing the protein MTNLGHLHPVGDRKLWLHHEPGDAAPTVVFLPGAGLVGLDFLAAQRRTPSAVLYDRAGTGWSSSVPLPRSAAAVAEELRELLRVAGIAGPVILAGHSLGAFYARRYAQLFPAEVAGLLLIDPGHEDIFDFLPPEARELDAEIKRQTGDLPELTDEQRRIATGQYAQLYAEWPAAERAALTAYHLDRWRIAVDETRNFDTEIYAELRAGGPLPDVPLLVLTAGGHNPVWQHFADEDLVSRAHAGIDAMHRAMVAAVPRGEHQVVPGAAHGYLPIQHPAAIADAVSRLRP; encoded by the coding sequence ATGACCAACCTCGGGCACCTCCACCCCGTCGGCGACCGCAAGCTCTGGCTGCACCACGAGCCGGGCGACGCCGCCCCGACGGTGGTCTTCCTCCCCGGCGCGGGCCTGGTCGGGCTCGACTTCCTCGCCGCCCAACGGCGCACGCCGTCCGCGGTGCTCTACGACCGGGCCGGCACGGGCTGGAGCTCGTCCGTCCCGCTCCCGCGCAGCGCCGCCGCCGTGGCCGAGGAGCTCCGCGAGCTGCTGCGGGTGGCGGGCATCGCCGGCCCGGTCATCCTGGCGGGCCACTCGCTGGGCGCGTTCTACGCCCGCCGCTACGCCCAACTGTTCCCGGCCGAGGTCGCCGGGCTGCTGCTGATCGACCCCGGCCACGAGGACATCTTCGACTTCCTGCCGCCCGAGGCGCGCGAGCTGGACGCCGAGATCAAGCGGCAGACCGGCGACCTGCCGGAGTTGACCGACGAGCAACGCCGGATCGCCACCGGCCAGTACGCGCAGCTCTACGCCGAATGGCCGGCCGCCGAGCGGGCGGCGCTGACCGCGTACCACCTCGACCGGTGGCGCATCGCCGTCGACGAGACCCGCAACTTCGACACGGAGATCTACGCGGAGCTGCGCGCCGGCGGCCCGCTGCCCGACGTACCCCTGCTGGTGTTGACCGCCGGCGGCCACAACCCGGTCTGGCAGCACTTCGCCGACGAGGATCTGGTGAGCCGGGCCCACGCGGGCATCGACGCCATGCACCGCGCGATGGTCGCGGCCGTGCCGCGCGGCGAGCACCAGGTCGTCCCGGGCGCCGCGCACGGTTACCTGCCGATCCAGCACCCGGCCGCGATCGCCGACGCGGTCAGCCGGCTGCGGCCGTGA
- a CDS encoding helix-turn-helix transcriptional regulator produces MTRPARPVGELLRDWRRSRRMSQLDLSVETGISTRHLSFVETGRSRPSPELILRLAEELDIPLAERNTILLAGGHAPAYPRHELGDPELAPVRAAVRQILDGHGPFPAALVDQHWHLVDANAAVGLFTDGAAAHLLAPPVNVLRLSLHPDGMAPGIANLPEWRAHLLHRLRQQAATTNDPVLHALHEELAGYPGGGTATTGGAASVVVPLRYRDLSFISTTTLFGTPRDVTVAGLAVEAFFPADAATTEALTAAAG; encoded by the coding sequence ATGACCAGGCCCGCGCGACCGGTCGGCGAGCTGCTGCGCGACTGGCGCCGCAGCCGGCGGATGAGTCAGCTCGACCTCTCCGTCGAGACGGGGATCTCCACCCGGCACCTGAGCTTCGTGGAGACCGGGCGGTCGCGGCCGAGCCCCGAGCTGATCCTGCGGCTCGCGGAGGAGTTGGACATCCCGCTCGCCGAGCGCAACACGATCCTGCTCGCCGGGGGACACGCGCCGGCGTACCCCCGGCATGAGTTGGGTGATCCTGAGCTCGCGCCGGTGCGGGCGGCGGTGCGGCAGATCCTCGACGGGCACGGGCCCTTTCCCGCGGCGCTGGTCGACCAGCACTGGCACCTCGTCGACGCCAACGCGGCGGTCGGGTTGTTCACCGACGGCGCGGCGGCGCACCTGCTGGCGCCGCCGGTCAACGTGTTGCGGCTCAGCCTGCATCCCGACGGCATGGCGCCGGGGATCGCCAACCTGCCCGAGTGGCGCGCCCACCTGCTGCATCGGTTGCGGCAGCAGGCCGCCACGACCAACGACCCCGTGCTGCACGCGCTGCACGAGGAGCTGGCCGGCTATCCCGGTGGCGGGACGGCGACCACCGGCGGCGCGGCCAGCGTCGTGGTGCCGCTGCGCTATCGCGACCTGTCGTTCATCAGCACGACGACGCTGTTCGGGACCCCGAGGGACGTCACGGTGGCCGGGCTCGCCGTCGAGGCGTTCTTCCCGGCCGACGCCGCGACCACCGAGGCGCTCACGGCCGCAGCCGGCTGA
- a CDS encoding nuclear transport factor 2 family protein has protein sequence MTTTYTDLAERYIAVWNQTDPVKRRADIEALWAPGGRYVDPLASAEGRDAIDATIAAVQNQFPGMVFTLSGPIDGHHNQVRFAWELGPAGAEAPIAGFDVATTDDNGQLDQVLGFLDRVPTA, from the coding sequence ATGACCACGACCTACACCGACCTGGCCGAGCGCTACATCGCCGTCTGGAACCAGACCGACCCGGTCAAGCGCCGCGCCGACATCGAGGCCCTGTGGGCGCCCGGCGGCCGTTACGTCGACCCGCTGGCGTCGGCGGAGGGCCGCGACGCGATCGACGCGACCATCGCCGCGGTGCAGAACCAGTTCCCGGGCATGGTGTTCACGCTGTCTGGCCCGATCGACGGCCACCACAACCAGGTGCGCTTCGCGTGGGAGCTCGGCCCGGCGGGCGCCGAGGCCCCGATCGCCGGCTTCGACGTCGCCACCACCGACGACAACGGCCAGCTCGACCAGGTGCTCGGCTTCCTGGACCGGGTGCCCACGGCCTGA